In Motilibacter peucedani, one genomic interval encodes:
- a CDS encoding class-III pyridoxal-phosphate-dependent aminotransferase, translated as MTTVTTLLPDLPIDKDEVLELSDRFWNPGKTRFWSDAGVPLVIGERSGYVLTDMAGRELVDMHLNGGTYNLGHRNPELTATLVEALGRFDIGNHHFPSVARAALARELVASAPPGLKHVAYGSGGGEAIDIALKSARYATKRRKIVSIVKGYHGHTGLAVATGDARYAEIFLADQPDEFVQVPFNDLEAMEAALAPGDAAAVILETIPATYGFPMPAPGYLRAVKDLCDLHGTLYVADEVQTGLMRTGELWAISKHDVQPDVLVTAKGLSGGLYPVSAVLLGERAGGWLEEDGFAHISTFGGAELGCVVALKVLEMTQRVETAVRVAELSALFAERLGALRDAFPDWLVEVRQDGLVMGLVFATAEGAKPVMRALYESGVWAIFSSLDPRVLQWKPGLLLDDETALRVLDRLEAAVARTAEGHA; from the coding sequence ATGACGACGGTGACGACCCTGCTGCCGGACCTGCCGATCGACAAGGACGAGGTCCTCGAGCTCTCCGACCGGTTCTGGAACCCGGGCAAGACGCGCTTCTGGTCGGACGCGGGCGTGCCGCTCGTCATCGGCGAGCGCTCGGGCTACGTGCTGACCGACATGGCCGGGCGCGAGCTGGTGGACATGCACCTCAACGGCGGCACCTACAACCTGGGCCACCGCAACCCCGAGCTGACCGCGACCCTCGTCGAGGCGCTGGGCCGCTTCGACATCGGCAACCACCACTTCCCGTCCGTCGCCCGCGCGGCGCTGGCGAGGGAGCTCGTCGCCAGCGCGCCGCCGGGGCTGAAGCACGTCGCCTACGGCAGCGGCGGTGGCGAGGCCATCGACATCGCGCTCAAGAGCGCGCGCTACGCCACCAAGCGGCGCAAGATCGTCTCGATCGTCAAGGGCTACCACGGCCACACCGGTCTCGCTGTCGCCACGGGTGACGCGAGGTACGCCGAGATCTTCCTCGCCGACCAGCCGGACGAGTTCGTGCAGGTGCCGTTCAACGACCTCGAGGCGATGGAGGCGGCACTCGCCCCCGGTGACGCCGCGGCCGTCATCCTCGAGACGATCCCCGCGACCTACGGCTTCCCCATGCCGGCACCCGGCTATCTGCGCGCCGTCAAGGACCTCTGCGACCTGCACGGCACGCTCTACGTCGCCGACGAGGTGCAGACGGGGCTCATGCGCACCGGCGAGCTGTGGGCCATCAGCAAGCACGACGTGCAGCCCGACGTCCTGGTGACGGCGAAGGGGCTCTCGGGCGGGCTCTACCCCGTCTCGGCCGTCCTGCTCGGAGAGAGGGCGGGCGGCTGGCTCGAGGAGGACGGGTTCGCCCACATCTCGACGTTCGGCGGCGCGGAGCTCGGCTGCGTGGTGGCGCTCAAGGTGCTCGAGATGACCCAGCGCGTCGAGACTGCGGTGCGGGTAGCCGAGCTCTCGGCGCTGTTCGCCGAGCGGCTGGGCGCGCTGCGTGACGCGTTCCCCGACTGGCTCGTCGAGGTCCGCCAGGACGGGCTCGTCATGGGCCTGGTCTTCGCCACGGCCGAGGGCGCCAAGCCGGTCATGCGCGCGCTCTACGAGTCCGGCGTCTGGGCGATCTTCTCCTCGCTCGACCCACGCGTCCTGCAGTGGAAGCCGGGCCTGCTCCTCGACGACGAGACCGCGCTGCGGGTGCTGGACCGGCTGGAGGCCGCCGTGGCCCGCACCGCGGAGGGGCACGCGTGA
- a CDS encoding phosphotransferase enzyme family protein — MTAQPAAAPATWEEQAARALPCYGLEGSAVRLLSVSENATFLVQPEGAEALVLRLNRPGYHSRDAIESELAWVSALRAEGVVRTPPVIPTVSGERVAVLAPGGRHAVLFAHVPGVHPDETRLLPSFPRLGALTARLHAHARGWSRPTGFQRFRWDADTSIGSGGHWGRWQDGLGVGRSELEVLGAAAGLVRRRLAGYGDDPDRFGLVHADMRLANLLVDGDDVTVIDFDDCGFSWYLYDLAASLSFIEHLPEAPELVAAWVDGYRSEAPLSDGDEAMLPTFVMLRRILLLAWIGSHSETEQARAMGVGFTRDSCELAERFLTSGGGSLWP, encoded by the coding sequence GTGACCGCGCAGCCCGCCGCCGCTCCGGCGACCTGGGAGGAGCAGGCGGCCAGGGCGCTTCCCTGCTACGGGCTCGAGGGAAGTGCGGTCCGCCTGCTCAGCGTCTCCGAGAACGCGACCTTCCTCGTCCAGCCAGAGGGCGCCGAAGCCCTGGTGCTGCGGCTGAACCGTCCGGGCTACCACTCCCGCGACGCGATCGAGAGCGAGCTCGCGTGGGTCTCCGCGCTCCGCGCGGAGGGGGTGGTGCGTACGCCGCCGGTCATTCCCACCGTGTCGGGCGAGCGCGTCGCGGTGCTCGCGCCGGGCGGGCGCCACGCGGTCCTCTTCGCGCACGTGCCCGGCGTGCACCCGGACGAGACCAGGCTGCTGCCCTCGTTCCCACGCCTGGGCGCACTCACCGCGCGCCTGCACGCCCATGCCCGGGGCTGGTCCCGGCCGACCGGCTTCCAGCGGTTCCGCTGGGACGCTGACACGTCGATCGGCAGCGGCGGGCACTGGGGCCGGTGGCAGGACGGGCTGGGCGTCGGCCGCTCGGAGCTCGAGGTGCTCGGTGCCGCCGCCGGGCTGGTGCGGCGCAGGCTCGCGGGCTACGGCGACGACCCGGACCGGTTCGGGCTCGTGCACGCGGACATGCGGCTGGCGAACCTGCTGGTGGACGGCGACGACGTGACGGTCATCGACTTCGACGACTGCGGGTTCAGCTGGTACCTCTACGACCTGGCCGCCTCGCTGTCGTTCATCGAGCACCTCCCGGAGGCGCCCGAGCTCGTCGCCGCCTGGGTCGACGGCTACCGCAGCGAGGCGCCGTTGAGCGACGGGGACGAGGCCATGCTGCCCACCTTCGTCATGCTGCGCCGGATCCTGCTGCTCGCGTGGATCGGCTCGCACTCGGAGACCGAGCAGGCCCGGGCCATGGGCGTCGGGTTCACGCGCGACAGTTGCGAGCTGGCCGAGCGCTTCCTCACCTCGGGCGGCGGGTCGCTCTGGCCATGA